The DNA window CCCGCTCGGGCTGCAGCCCGAGGGTGTTGGCGTCGAGCCCCCCGGACTCGGCCGTTTCGAGCAGGTGCTGCTCCAGGGCCGGGTCCATCACGAAGGCCTTGATGCGCCCCTCGGGCCCCGAGAACTCGCGGGTGATGGTGGGCGCCAGGGCCGCCCGGCAGTGCTCGGTCAGCACCTCCACCGTCTGCGTCTGCGACGCGTGGTCGGCCAGCGTTTCGAGGATCGTCACGAGGTCGCGAATCGGAATGCGCTCCTCCAGCAGCCGCTGGAGCACCTTGCGGATGCTGCCCAGCGAGAGGAGGTCCGGCACCAGTTCGTCGACGAGGGCCGGCGCCGATTCTTCGACCTTGTCCAGCATTTCTCGGACCTCCTGCCGGTCGAGGAGCCGATAGGCATTCTTGCGCAGCTCCTCTAGCAGGTGGGTCGAGATGACGGCCGGCGGCTCGATGACGGTCAGCCCCATCTGCTCCGCCTCCGACAGGTTGCGCTCCGCCACCCAGACGGCCGGCAGCCCAAAGGTGGGGTCTTCCACCCGGATGCCCGACGGCGCCTCGTCGACGTCGTCCGGGAGCAGCGCGAGCTTGTACCCCGGCATCACCTGGCCCTCGCCGATGGGATTGCCCCGGAGCCGGATCACGTATTTGTTCGAGTCCATGTCGACGTTGTCCCGAATGCGCACCGGCGGGATGACGAGGCCCATCTCCTCGGCCAGTTGCTTCCGCAGCATCTTGACGCGCTCCAGGAGGTCCCCGCCCTGGTCCGGGTCCACGAGGGAGATGAGCCCGTAGCCGATCTCCAGTTCGAGCGGGTCCACCAGCAACAGGTCGGAGGGGTCCTCCTCGGCCTCCTCCTCGGCCTGCTGCTCCTCGGCCTCGCGCTGGCGCTCGGCCTCTGCTTCGTCCTCCGCCTTCTTCTCTTTGCTGCGCAGGTACCACAGCAGGAGCACCCCTGCGCTCAGCAGCCAGAACGGAATGATGGGCAGCCCCGGCACAAAGCCCATGACCCCCAGGAAGCACCCCGTGATCAGCAGCGGGGGCGGCTTGTCGAGGAGCTGGCCCTTCATCTCGCTGGCCAGCGACCCCTCCTCCCCACTGGCCCGCGAGACGATGATGCCGGCCGCCGTCGACACCATGAGCGCGGGGATTTGCGACACGAGCCCGTCCCCGATCGAGAGCAGGGCGAAGGTGCTCGCCGCCTCCCCAATCCCCATCGCCTGCTGGGTGACGCCGATCACCAGGCCCCCCACGACGTTGATGGCCGTGATGAGGATGCCCGCGACGGCCTCGCCCCGCACAAACTTCGTGGCGCCGTCCATGGCCCCGTAGAAGTCGGCCTCCTCCGTCACCTCGTCCCGCCGCTCGCGCGCCTCCCGCTCGTCGATGAGGCCCGAGTTGAGGTCCGCGTCGATGGCCATCTGCTTCCCCGGCATCGCGTCGAGCGTAAACCGCGCGGCGACCTCCGAGATGCGCTCGGTGCCCTTCGTGATGACCACGAAGTTGATGATGACGAGCACGAGGAAGATGATGGCCCCCACCACGTAGTTGCCCGCCACGACGAAGCTCCCAAACGCGTTGATGAGGGCGCCCGCCTCCGCGTTGCCCAGGATGAGCCGGGTCGACGCCACGTTCAGCGAGAGCCGGAAGAGGGTGGTCGTGAGCAGCAGGCCCGGGAAGATCGCAAATTCCAGAGGCCGCTCGGCGTAGAACGACGTCAGGAGCACCCCGAGGCTCAAGGCGATGTCCGTGGCCAGGAAGAGGTCCAGCAGGTAGCTGGGCAGGGGCACCACCATCATGAACAAGATCGCCACGATGGCGCCAGCCACGAAAATCTCGCTGTCGATCCCCCCAATCCCCAGCGACCCGGTGGGCGACGATGACGTGCGGGACTCAGCAGCGCGGGACAAAGCACCGACGGGGGTGGATGACAAAGCATAAGCGGGTTAGACGTCGCCGCGCTGCTCGTATACTTCGGCGAGGATGGCGGCGACGGCCGGGTAAAGCTCCTCCGGAATTTCTTCCTCCTCTGGCACATTCTCGTACAAGGCGTGTGCCAGGGACCGATTCTCGAACGTAGGCACGTCAAATTCGGCGGCGAGCTCTTTAATCCGGAGTGCGCGCTTGCGCACGCCCTTCAACAGCACCCGCGGGGCCGGCGCCTCGTCGGGGTCGTAGCGGAGGGCAATGGCGTAGTGCGTCGGGTTTGTAACAACCGCGTCCGACTTCATGACGGCGTGGTCCATGCGCGGCTGCTCGGCCAGCTCCTTGGCCTTCTCCCGGCGCTTCTCTTCGAACTCCGGGTCCCCCTCCGTTTCCTTCTGTTCGTCCTCCATTTCTTTTTTGCTCATCTTGAGGTCCTCGTAGTACTTCCAGCGCTCGAACGCGTAGTCGAGCGCCGCAATCACGACGAGGCCCATCAGCACCCGCCACATCAGCGCAAAGAACCAGTCGGCCGCCTGGTTGAGCAGGGCTGGCAGCGGCAGCGTGTAGACCTGCACCATCTCGGGAATGAGCGGCCGCATGGCGAAGTACGCGATGGGCCCCACCACGCCGATCTTGAGGAGGGTTTTCGCGAAGCCGAAGGCCCCCTTCGAGGAAAAAATCTGCTTCAGCCCCTCCAGGGGATTCACGCGGCTCAGCTGCGGCTGGATCGGGGTGAACGATACGTTCCACCCGGACTGGACCATGTTCAGCCCCACCGCCGCCACGATGAGCACAATGAAGAGGGGAGCCAGCATCCCGGCGACCTGCGCCCCGATCTCCGCGACGAGGCGCTGGAGCGACGCCGGGGTGAGGGACATGCGCGCCGACCGGAGAAAAATGCGGGCCGCCATGTCCTGCAGGGACTGAAACGCCGAGGCGCCCCCCACCGAAAAGACGGCCATCGCCGTCAGCAGGAGCCCCACGGAGACCGGCTCCGTGGCCCGGAGCACGTTTCCCTTCTCGCGCGCCTTTTCGAGGCGTCGGGGCGTGGGGTCGTACTGTTTTTCCTGCGTCTCACTCATCGGTGGCGCTGGGAGGCAATCACGCGATCGCGATTACTCGGCGTCCCCGCACGGGGAAAGGACTGCGTAGGGCGCAACGGAAAACTTTTCCCGCCCCGCCATCGCCGGCTACCCGGGGGCAATGATCCGGAGGACCTCGTGCACCATCTGCTCAATCTCCCCAAAGAGCGACGGGAAGAACGGGACGGCCCCCTGTATAAAGACAAGGAAGATTCCAATGCCCACGAGCAGCTTTGCGGGCAGGCTGAGCGTGAACAGGTTGGCCTGGGGGACGAGGCGCGCGAAGATGCCCAGCGCGATGTCGGTCAGGAAGAGGATCACCAGGAACGGCGCCGCGAGCCGGACGGCGAGCCGGAAGAAGTCCCCCATCCACCCCAGCATCGGCGGCCCGGCCCCGGACAGCTCGGCGCCGCCCAGCGGCACCACCTCAAACGACTGCGCGAGCGCCCGCAGGAGGAAGTGGTGCCCGTCGGCCAGGAGAAACGCGAGGAGAAACGTATACGAGAGAATCTGGCCGAGCGGGTTGCTCGACGTGCCGCTGATCGGGTTGTAGGTCTGCGCGAGGCTCAGCGCCATCTGGTACCCCATGATGGTCCCCGCAAAGCTCACCGCCCAGAAAATGATGCGCGCCGTAAAGCCCATGACGAGCCCCGTGCCCGCCTCCACCAGCACGACCAGCATGAACCCGACGTCGTGGGTTACGTGCTCGGGCAGGGGCCCCGTGGCGAAGCCCGCCAGGCTGTAGGCCAGCACCACGCTGGCCAGCACCCGCACCCGCACGGGAATGGTCTTCTGCTGGAAGAACGGGGCCGCCAGCATCAGGCCACTCACCCGCACGAACACGAGCAGCACCCGCAGAATGTATTCGGTATCGAGCAGCGACATGGGACACGCCGTTGGTCTCGGCGTCGGGCGTCACGGGCACAGGGCAGGGGCGTCCGGCGGGGGCGTCCGGCGGCGGGCCGCCGGTCACTTCGACACGCTGGGAATGGCGGCGAAAATCTCGGCCGTGAAGTCGGTCATCATCTGAATCATCCACGGCATCATGAAGAAGAAGACGACGGCAATCGCGATGAGCTTCGGGATGAAGCTGAGCGTCATCTCCTGCATGGAGGTGACGGCCTGGAAGAGGCTCACGACGATGCCGGCCAGCAGCGCCATGCCCAGCATGGGCCCGAGCACCATGAATCCCGTTCGGAGCGATTCTTTGAGCCAGTAGACAGCAACGTCTGCGTTCATTGGAGGCGGGGCGGTTGGTGTACGGTGATTGTGAAGGGGCGTGCGGGGCGGGCGCTACCCCACCGCGTAGCCCTGCATGAGCGACTCGACGATCAGGTACCAGCCGTCGGTCAGCACAAAGAGCAGCAGCTTGATGGGCAGCGAGATCATAACGGGCGGCAGCATCATCATGCCCATGCTCATCAGAATGCTCGCCACGACGAGGTCCACGATGAGGAACGGCAGGAAGATCATGAAGCCGATCTGGAACGCAATCCGGAGCTCGCTGATGACGAACGCCGGCACGACCACGTAGAGCGGCGCCTCGTCCGGGCCCTCAAAGCTCTCGATCTCCCCCATGTCCATGAAGAGCATGAGG is part of the Salinibacter ruber DSM 13855 genome and encodes:
- the flhA gene encoding flagellar biosynthesis protein FlhA, which translates into the protein MSRAAESRTSSSPTGSLGIGGIDSEIFVAGAIVAILFMMVVPLPSYLLDLFLATDIALSLGVLLTSFYAERPLEFAIFPGLLLTTTLFRLSLNVASTRLILGNAEAGALINAFGSFVVAGNYVVGAIIFLVLVIINFVVITKGTERISEVAARFTLDAMPGKQMAIDADLNSGLIDEREARERRDEVTEEADFYGAMDGATKFVRGEAVAGILITAINVVGGLVIGVTQQAMGIGEAASTFALLSIGDGLVSQIPALMVSTAAGIIVSRASGEEGSLASEMKGQLLDKPPPLLITGCFLGVMGFVPGLPIIPFWLLSAGVLLLWYLRSKEKKAEDEAEAERQREAEEQQAEEEAEEDPSDLLLVDPLELEIGYGLISLVDPDQGGDLLERVKMLRKQLAEEMGLVIPPVRIRDNVDMDSNKYVIRLRGNPIGEGQVMPGYKLALLPDDVDEAPSGIRVEDPTFGLPAVWVAERNLSEAEQMGLTVIEPPAVISTHLLEELRKNAYRLLDRQEVREMLDKVEESAPALVDELVPDLLSLGSIRKVLQRLLEERIPIRDLVTILETLADHASQTQTVEVLTEHCRAALAPTITREFSGPEGRIKAFVMDPALEQHLLETAESGGLDANTLGLQPERADALVKAIDEQATELISNDRAPILLISPVLRATVYQFLDPMVSDITVLSYNDLTPDAPVDIVDQVSIPQGSSSPDLSAATAGVSNA
- a CDS encoding EscU/YscU/HrcU family type III secretion system export apparatus switch protein; the protein is MSETQEKQYDPTPRRLEKAREKGNVLRATEPVSVGLLLTAMAVFSVGGASAFQSLQDMAARIFLRSARMSLTPASLQRLVAEIGAQVAGMLAPLFIVLIVAAVGLNMVQSGWNVSFTPIQPQLSRVNPLEGLKQIFSSKGAFGFAKTLLKIGVVGPIAYFAMRPLIPEMVQVYTLPLPALLNQAADWFFALMWRVLMGLVVIAALDYAFERWKYYEDLKMSKKEMEDEQKETEGDPEFEEKRREKAKELAEQPRMDHAVMKSDAVVTNPTHYAIALRYDPDEAPAPRVLLKGVRKRALRIKELAAEFDVPTFENRSLAHALYENVPEEEEIPEELYPAVAAILAEVYEQRGDV
- the fliR gene encoding flagellar biosynthetic protein FliR, producing the protein MSLLDTEYILRVLLVFVRVSGLMLAAPFFQQKTIPVRVRVLASVVLAYSLAGFATGPLPEHVTHDVGFMLVVLVEAGTGLVMGFTARIIFWAVSFAGTIMGYQMALSLAQTYNPISGTSSNPLGQILSYTFLLAFLLADGHHFLLRALAQSFEVVPLGGAELSGAGPPMLGWMGDFFRLAVRLAAPFLVILFLTDIALGIFARLVPQANLFTLSLPAKLLVGIGIFLVFIQGAVPFFPSLFGEIEQMVHEVLRIIAPG
- the fliQ gene encoding flagellar biosynthesis protein FliQ, with the protein product MNADVAVYWLKESLRTGFMVLGPMLGMALLAGIVVSLFQAVTSMQEMTLSFIPKLIAIAVVFFFMMPWMIQMMTDFTAEIFAAIPSVSK